GGAGTACGAAACTCGATGCGTAAGGCTTCTAACGGCTATCCTCCCAAGATACACTAAACCTTCTTCTATATTCCGCactgaatattagaaggaaTAGGAACACTATTATATGTATAGccaagcgaaaaagaaaaaaaaaaaaaggcaaaatctcttttgtaattttttggacaCAATTTTTGAATCAtgatttgtaattttattttcaaataaaagagcCGTTAGGAATCGGTTGGTAATTAATTGATGACTATTATTTTGCTGCTACAAGAATAATCTCGAGTTTATGAAGAAATAACTCAAACATTACAAAACTATTATGCAATTTACATGATCTTAGAAAACGTTATGTGACTGTTAGAAAACTAACCGTTGGAAATAATGATGGCTAATCATAGCGATCATAATTTTCTATCAAAACTattttaaagatatttcaaaACCACTTAAATATCCAAcatgtttcacaaaaaatataaatattccgaaaaaatgttttgtagagttttcaggaaaatgataatattttccgGTGTTCGGATGATGCccgaaaaagaacaagaacacattttcaatcgtttgaaaaggaaaatcttaatTTGAATTTCCTAAATACACATACGCTTGCGCACATCGGAGACACAGGCACAAGGATCCTTGGTCGAGCCTTGATGGACCCCGACCCAAGCACCGAGGACTTGATCCCGGGCAAGGGCACATCCACCGAGGTGCAGCGGATCTGTGCAGAGGCATTGAGGAATCGAGCCCGAGCACCAAGGACCTGGACTCGGGCTAGGGTGTTGAGGACCCAAGCTCCAACGTCGGGGAAGCAATGAATCTCTAGTCCAAACGCAAATATCTAGTCGTAGTTTGAAAGCTGATTATCGAAATTTtcaatgagaaattattttccttattttaaaCACATTGTTTTCTGTTGATTCATATTTCTAAGCAATTCAAACGTTCAAAATGATCGTGTCCGCACTAATAACACCATAACTCATTCCGAATTTAGTTTTATGGATGTGCATTCGGATCCTACAATTCGAGCAATTTATAAACATGATCAAAGCTCATTtgaataagaagagagagaaaacaaaaaacaaaaaaccttgTGTTTTCAGCGCATTAATGCATTGCGTGTTCGCTGGGACCGGACGCAAAACGTGATCAAAAGGGGCACGGAGATCTCGGCATTGTCTTTATTAAACAGCCCTCGGAGCCTTCATCAAAAAGTACTTTAAATTAAGTAATTTTAGCTTCCAAATAAACATTAATTAGTGCTAATGATGTCGCTAATCAAGGTTCAGCAGCGCATTTACATTCGCCTTCGCACGTCTCTTGGGGACCGGACATGGATGACCGTATTCCATGCGATCTTGACGCCATTCATTTAGCCCCTCATCATCTGTTGGTGCCATTTATTGCAGACCGCACCTTGAATTCAATGCTTCGGCCGATCGCCTTCCGATAGACCGATCGACCGTCGCAGAACGAGCTCCGGCCGATCACGTCTCGATCAGCAGATGGCTTATGGCGATAATGATGGTGCAGATATCGTGGAACGCCTCGTTCATGTCGGTGAGGGGGGAGCGGTACCCCGTCTTCGACTTGAACCCCTCCTCGCACGAGTCCGCGTCGTTCATCGCGGCCCCGACCCATGCGCTCACGTCGTCGTACCCTCGGGTCTCGAGCGCCGCCAGGGAGTCCTCAATCTGGTCCATCGCGTCCTGGTAGTCGTCGGAGCAGTCCGACAGGCACTGCCTCACGAAGGGGTCGGGGTCGCCTGCCCGGACGAGGCTGTCGACGTGGTTGAAGATGGCGCTCGCGTTCG
The genomic region above belongs to Rhodamnia argentea isolate NSW1041297 chromosome 6, ASM2092103v1, whole genome shotgun sequence and contains:
- the LOC125315443 gene encoding pectinesterase inhibitor-like; this encodes MISPASLLVLLLTLLTHWPPQAQPTDTSDVSGMITQVCDHTLNGKLCRSVLESGGPASDYSELARIALRAAMANASAIFNHVDSLVRAGDPDPFVRQCLSDCSDDYQDAMDQIEDSLAALETRGYDDVSAWVGAAMNDADSCEEGFKSKTGYRSPLTDMNEAFHDICTIIIAISHLLIET